In one Diabrotica virgifera virgifera chromosome 7, PGI_DIABVI_V3a genomic region, the following are encoded:
- the LOC126888793 gene encoding probable serine/threonine-protein kinase dyrk1: protein MKFLGVSISFLLLIKYARSGFDEGQPCSDKNTAYLTDELKILPEILIYCVDVTEIKIKVVGNDNQDIAFSNISQTAEIIHSDANGISVYKNTNTNTNTNTNKNTNSNTDTATNANAKTNININDNKNKNLNINKNKNTFTYTNANKKTNTNTNENININENSNENTNTNINTDTDNTITNKNTNINSNTNKNTNINKNIDKHADKNTTTNTNANTNTNKNKNTNINTDIYTKNTNKNENKNENTNENKNENSNENSIGPKIKLQI, encoded by the coding sequence atttttgCTGTTAATCAAATATGCACGTAGTGGCTTTGATGAAGGTCAACCATGTTCAGACAAGAATACAGCATACTTAACAGATGAGCTAAAGATATTACCAGAAATCCTAATCTACTGCGTTGATGTTACGGAGATTAAGATTAAGGTGGTTGGAAATGATAATCAAGATATAGCCTTTTCTAATATATCCCAAACAGCTGAGATAATTCACTCAGATGCTAATGGTATCTCAGtatataaaaacacaaatacaaatacaaatacaaatacaaataaaaatacaaattCAAATACAGATACAGCTACAAATGCAAAtgcaaaaacaaatataaatataaatgataataaaaataaaaatctaaatataaataaaaataaaaatacattcaCATATACAaatgcaaataaaaaaacaaatacaaatacaaatgaaaatataaatataaatgaaaattcaaatgaaaatacaaatacaaatataaatacaGATACAGATAAtacaattacaaataaaaatacaaatataaattcaaatacaaataaaaatacaaatataaataaaaatatagataaacATGCAGATAAAAATACAACTACAAACACAAAtgcaaatacaaatacaaataaaaataaaaatacaaatataaatacagatatatacacaaaaaatacaaataaaaatgaaaataaaaatgaaaatacaaatgaaaataaaaatgaaaattcaaaTGAAAATTCAATTGGACCTAAAATTAAATTacaaatataa